The DNA sequence TAGTAGAGTTGTACATACAATTTTATCATACTAGGTTTTATGTGGAATTACTTAGGACTATGATAAGTCGAATTTTCATCTCTTAGTACGTCCATGTCCGTGTAGTTGCTTGGTTTAAATACCTCACATTTTGCAAGCTTTATCCACACAAGGCTACTTCTATAAGAATAGAGGTAAAGAAACCATTATACGGGTAAGAATCACTTGTTTATATTTAGGTTATACTAAACACTCTCTATAAATTGCTGTAGACACATTAACTGCGGGGTCAAGATCCAATTCGAGACACTAGGCAGAAATGCACAGAAAACAAACACACACTGCAGTGTTTATCACATGACATGATAGAACAGGGAAATAACTAAATAAGATCTATAGTTTGAACTCTATTTTGATACAAGAGTGCAGGAGTACAATCTACTTTTATATATAGTAGCCCAACacgttcgtgtcaagcctccctcctgagcaaataaattacctagctccgaacctgagcctataactccgaacctaactcttcctcatacatataaaaaaaatgttattaatgGGACTCGAACCCAAGCCCTCTTCATTACAAGTGCACCTCTCAAACCATTTGAGCTACACatgcaattaatttttttattcaaaagcattaaactcatacattaaaactgttgtatttatattttttttcaatatcatatttatttgagataagttattatttcaggtaagtctcatatgttttttacatgatagattaatatccataaattaattacttacgtaatgaatttaaatttgaaaaagaatttgaacaaTTGGGCTCGAGCCATGTTACAGACttcaaaaaatggatataattcatatttgaataaaattggacgaattcaaatctaacttaatgcTTTAAACGAGTACTGATAcaatattagaaaattttaagccatgaatgtgagaaataagcacaaaaactaagatttcggtgagcatctttgaaaggaaaaattgatggactttcaacatggactatgtcatatttttcttttaattataaaaagtgacttataaaaagattacaatattttgaagaacataaaataagataactgaaagaatatttttatttagattacttttttattttaaacttatgatgaattcagaattcgacgtgtaaccaaatcttttcaaaattttttttatagatataagaataacgacaaagacatcaaatttggtgttagaatgtctaaatgatgtgattttggtgatatatgaatttgaaatattataacttgtgatacaaAGGTGAATTTGGGGAAtttctatattgttaatcaaaagtcaaccaaataataataaaacgcgtttacgagacctgctaaaaaaattgagttataaattttacttgtttaaaataaaataacacagagaaataagttatatatatataaaaatcttaaaactataattttaatatgccatccatcaatgtataacatacgagttaaataaaatgattcgaagtataattaaattaattaatcaattacaaattaaactaataaaatataattaattctgaaatgGATAATCCGACGTTATaaggtgaaaactaatatctgattaaacgggaatagaacaagaatagtttttcaTAAGCCAGAATATCGaacacctgatttgatctttaacaattgaacatgatatgctacattgctcacccctaagaaataagagtatcaaaatatttaaaaatgtgagtttgcacaaagctaaaaaagtaactatgcggctaattaaactaaatatttcttatttttataaacttCATGGTGCCTAACTGACATCTACtctatttttgctatttgagatctggtttattacaattacatgaaaaatcattaaaaacctaaatcaacaagctcagaaaactaatgataaaaaattaatattttataacaagacaatattataacacgcggtatcaaagtaataatcatctaatattttaaattaacaaaaaaaaaatataagacattgaaatactatataattgatatgaaaattaaaagggtaagccAAATCAAACGTGTCGAAATTTTTCGGGTACAATTATAAGGTTAATAGTTCAAtggatgcttttataataaagtaaggtagggtcttttacatacaatatatatttcaattattatttatataaggtgtgtgcaacatatgataaaaaagaatgtgttgatggtatgtccatcatatatcacttaactattacacaaacgtacgctcaaaaaaaagagaaataaatataaaacaacgcggaccacacatcttcatctaatcatgatttaggatatcgtaattcacataaagaacaagttttcatattggatgaaattatttaataattttcaacaataaattacagatctttttaatgaggtataatatatttaaattctaaaagtttcagtattaatttcgagtataattttgaacatgtagataatatggtagtggcttctatatcctaacgaatttgaatatagaaaaatcagttcaaatgttgtttttgatccataatttttttactatcaatgctattagattgcaaatgttacatttcatatttacacattctgttaaaaaataagacgtaatagttatgcttgaaataatatgatgacacacgaatattatttaaaatacaacaaaaactagagtcccgtgcctcgcacgggtttTTATGCTAGTTTGTACTAATAGCTGAACATTCAAGATACTTTACGAGATTCATGTGTGTAGTTAGATTCTaagtattaatattaaatgcaAATACATATTCATAAAATTTCTGATGCATGAACCTGCAATGCTTGATTGACTTAGAGAAGTTTGTACAATCTATTAACACTTACTccattttttgaattaaacAGTTCATTTTCGAAACAGAGAGCGGATAACATTTGATCATCTGGTTTCCATGAAGAAACCGAACGAAAAGGCTGCAGTTAAAGTATTAAGGAACGGTGAAGAGCATGAATTCACCATTACCCTTCGTCCAGTAAGTTATTAGTGTCATAGATTCATTACCTTCCCAGTCGTATTTTTGTGTATCATTTGCATGAACAATTACTGAAGAGTAACTGCAATGATCTAAATAAATCTACTAACAGCTCATCTGTAGACGCactatctttttatttttatgagaaCCTTCTGTTAGCAAGTCAAACAATGTCCTAGTGTGTTCCTTATAGATAAAATAAACAATTGTGTCTTGGTGATTGAGAACATTGTTTTTGTATATCAACTATGACGATACTTGTTAGGAATCTGATGTTAGTAGTGCAAAATACATGTTAAGAGTATTAGTAGCATTTAATAGCATAAAGTTACTAGCTGAAGTAAGGGTAAACTAGTCATTATAGACTAGTGTAGGTCTGAATCATCATCTGGGATGGGAGAATGTTTTTCCACCATCTCTCTTTCTTTAAACTCTCAGCAGTTTCTCTCTCTATAACAAACTTCTCTCTCTGAACTTCATCTCTTTGTTTAGTTTTACTCTAAATATATCAATTCTTACTGTTTTTAGCCTAAACCCTAGCTTTACTTTTCAGTTTAACTACTGTGTTCTAAGTCTGTGATTGGTGTTTTATTGCTACAAGGTCCTCTACTTTTTTGACTTTTATGATGCACAAGTGTCTGCCTAAGCAATGTTCCCAGCTTAGATCAAACTAAGTCTTGATAAAATGTGAGTCACGCTCCTGATGCGTAGGTCCACCTTGCAATAAATGCTGGGGTTTCCGCAACATTTAACATGCTTGAGGATTTATCTATCATAGTAGTGTAATATTGTTTTTCTGAACCTTAAGAAAGTGATCGCCTTTAGTAAATATTCAGCAAGGTACAGGGAATTCATGAGAATAAACTCTCAGGTATATGGACTGCCATTGGCTTTTGGATCTTTAGTGAAAGGGAATTTGGTGGCTGCAATGTGGTTGAAAATTGTATTTCAGTAGGTGTTGTCACCACATCAAtgtaattaatttcttttataatcTTGGGACTAATATCAAGAGCAGTTTTGATTGGACATGCTGAAACTATACTTATGCCCATTAGTATCACAACCTCATTTTACTTTTTTCTCAACTCATTGTGAATGTTTAcactttatttttgaaattttagatGCAGAATTCATTTATGTTTGCAATTATTATCACCTTAATAGTTGACCTTTGCTTTTACAGTTGGGTTCGCTTGTCCCAGTACATCAATTTGATAAACTTCCTAGTTATTTCATCTTTGCCGGTCTAGTATTTATTCCATTGACCCAACCATACCTTCATGAATATGGAGAAGACTGGTACAATACTTCACCTCGTCGACTATGTGAACGAGCGCTAAGGGAACTTCCTAAGAAGGCCGGAGAACAGCTTGTTATACTATCACAGGTTTCATATCAACAGACCTGTGCTTCTTTTCCTTTATTATACTAGAAGTGCTAGGTGCATATCCAGTGACTGGCTGTTTGAATTAATTTGAATGATAAAAAGAACACAAGATAGTTCTGTTTTGGAAAAACTCTTACACCATCTGTTTGAACAGATTGCTTTTAATGCACTACTAGAATATAGTTATTAGTCTGATTtgggaattttatttttttttaaaacttaagaCCACTGCTTGGATCAAATTTATAGATATAGGAGAGTAGGGATTGCTGCTGTTTGGAAGCTTGGGGAAGAGGTTATCAAGCTTCTCATTGACCATCTGGTGGAGGAATGCTTTATTCTATGGATTCACTTTTAATTCTTTACTCCTCTACAACCAGTGCGATTCacgaattttctttaatattttattatttgtgttttaatatttgatttttatatatatatatatatatatatatatatatatatatatatatatttgattttgttagCCAATAATGTTATTAATTGAAAAAGGCTGTTGATTGCAATCACTTAATAATCATATGTAGAATAGTAATATATTGTTAATCATATATAGACGCTATTCTTAAATGTTGTAATGTtatgttatattaaaaaattatattttctgagagaatatttaatcttcacttctaaaaataacattatttaCTCTTGGCATGATAATTATTAGTACCTTTCTAATAGTGGGTTCCATCATTTGCTTAGGTGCTAATGGATGATATCAATGCGGGTTACGAGCGTCTAGCTGAATTACAGGTACAGTTGCTCAACCTTAATATTAACCGTAGACATTAATCTTAATTTAATAGTGTGGGAGATTGATATTAATGGACTTGCACAGAATCTGCCTTGTTCTTTTGTCTTTATATGTTCCTACAGTTCTTCCTTCTGTTTCCTATATTTGTTCTGTTCTTACAGTGTacacttgtttttttttaaaatcaaaatcaagaaaCAATGAAAACTTTTGTTTCACAAGTTCTTTAGTATGCAAAATGCCTAAAATTTGTCGCTTGGCGaagaattaaattacaaaacaCTTTAACTTTTTGCATTGGGGAATATTTGAATATAGGGAAAAAGGCAGTTCTATAACACTCAAATCCAGGATTAAAAAAGAAGCAGCAATTTTACATCCTAGCTTAGACCATAACAAGAATAAGGTATAATGTGGTGCATCACATAAAGCCATGCTGTATTTTTGCTTTCCAGGTGGTGTGGACTTTGCAAATACTATGTATATTTTGTTGCAGTTAAGTTATTTTATTCTTGTGCGGTACTACATTTGTCCTCTGACTCTGGAAAACTTTATGTGAACAGGTAAAAAAAGTTAATGGGGTCGAAATTGAGAATTTGGCACAGTTATGCCAGCTTGTTGGTAAATGCAAGGAAGAGAGTATAAGGTTTGATCTCGATGATGACAGGgttattgttttaaattatgatcGAGCGAAAGTAGCCACTTCCCAAATCTTGAAACGCCACAGAATATCTTCTGCCCTGTCGGTCGACCTTATTAGTCAGCAAGATGTCATCAGATAAATTAAGATGTTTAGTTGCTGCAAGTGTTCTATAGTTACCAGAAGTCACTTTACACCAGGAACTCCGATGTAGAACGATCTACAAGCAACGATGTAGACTAATAGTGATTTCCTATAGCCAAAAACTATTGATTAGCAGCATCCTTGTAACTTTTCCTGTTTTGTTTACATTTAATTCATTTGGTAGTTAATCTCTTAGTGATGCCTAAAGACATCATTTTCGAAGTAAAGAAGTGAACTTAGAAGTTtgaagtaaattaagacttataagtgattaaactgtttgggaaagatgtagaagtcctgaaacagaagttagcattctcagctagCTTTTCGTGATtctcaaatatattttcaagaaaattatgGAACATGGAACCGAGAACAACGGGCTTCAGTCGGACCTTTTCATCATCTACCGTCGGTGGGTCACCTGATAGGATACTGTTTCGCAGATAATTTATGCGGGTCACCTGATAGGATACTGTTTCGCAGATAATTTATGgaaatataaaatgataaataatttttaagaggAGTTTTCAAGTATCACTTTTCGTGATTTTAGAAATTTAATAATGTTTATAACaatcaattttaaattaaataatagatttttattgtttctgatctcataaataaaataatgataccTACTGTATAAAATATCTCAATCTGacaactaaataaaaaattattattgtgtGTGCATGGGGCACATACTATAAGAATCACTTATCAATATATGAAACTGCATTGTTTAGAGAATCACTTAACAATATATGAAACTGCATTGTTCAGAGGGAGGGGAAAAAATTTATGTCATAAGTTTAAGTTAGAGtacaagaaaaacaagaaatagAGTGGATCACACATTTATATAAGTAGGAAAAAAGTTGATGACCTTACAAAAATGAGAAACAAAAATAGTTCCATCACAACCTAAAATACAGGCATAATGCTTTTGCCCTTCAAAGCTTGCTCAAACATTTATTCAAACTTGTCACGTTTGTGCAAGCaccataaaatcttttttttgttCCCTATATGCTTGAAAAATGCTAGAACTATGTCCATCAGTGTACTCTGTTTTGGGATTTTTTTATTGAAGGAGCACCAAAGGTATCATAATTTAGGTGCCGCTGTAACGTGGTGGTGGCAATGGCATGGTCTTGACTATACCACATAAGGGGAAGTTTTCGGGCAAGTTGTATTCGTCTCGGAGAGATCTCTCTGGGGAGAGAACGCTTATGTAGAACTGCTGGCCTAGGTATGATCTTTCCAGCGCCATATTTCTCACATTCCACATTCCAGCATTGTCTAACGTTAACATGATTGCGGCCCATCCTTTTGGATATACTTGTATTGTTGTCCTGCTTAGTGCATCAAGAAGATTGTAGTTCTTCCTCTTGTCTGGAGACCATTTCCCTGCTTCAATGCTGCATAAGTATGTAGATTAGCGtcattgattaattattaatagcTGTATATATtacaagtactccctccgtcccacccaaaaCATTTGGGTTggcacggaggttaaaaaatatatataaagtaagaGTAAATAGTAAGAAAAGTGAAGATAGTGGCGGGATTCatgcatatttaatatataaagtaagtatagtggagaaaagtagaTGGGTATTtgagttttatattataagattttactatatttggtcagttttgaaaaataaagaattggatgagacatccgaaaagaaaagaaaagtgtgAAGAATTGgttgagacggagagagtagaTGTTATCTGGGTACTTACCCGACGGCAAAGAAGGAGTAACCAGACAAGTGAAATGTCTGAGTGCTCTTCTCATGATTCTCAAATATGATTTCCACAAAATTACGGAAAGTGGAATTGAGAACAACGGGCTCGATTTTGACGTTTTCATCGTCGACTGCTGGGGGGTCATCCTTGATGTTATCGTATTGGAATACCTTGTCAGGAACATCAAAGTACTCAGCAAGCTTGAGCGGAGTCTCTGGGTCAGTATGCGACAAGCCATTGAAGGCATACCTTAGCTTGCCATCGGCTTTTCCAGCTGTGCTTGCCAGCTTGATAGTCCGGGTAATGTTAATACCTCCATAGTGGTAGGAGCCCTGTGGGTTAGGCCTGGCAGCACTGGCTGTCAGGTTCCACCGGAAAGACCTGAACTGGTTGAGTGACCAGGCCCAGCCTGTTGGAGCTTGGGGGAGGTCTGTCGAGGCTGGTCCATTCCCACCTACATACCGGATAGTGGCTGTGGAGGTGAGCACGGACTTTGAAAACCTTGTGGACACCACCATGAAGTAATCTTTCGGTTCCTGATCCATGGTGACCAGAACTGAATAACATTGTCCCACGTGAACATCAAGTGAATCATACATGTTTTGCACGGTGTGGGAGCCTTCAACTTCCACCAACTTCATCTTATGGTTCTGTATCCTGACGTTTAGACTGTACTTAAATCCAACATTACAGAATCTGAAGCGATAGATTTTGCCTGGTTGCAAGTTAAACATAGGCTCATCTTTGTTATCCCCTTTACCCGCCTTACCATTGATGAGAACACCGTCAGGTTTTGCCAAAGTACGCCCCCCATCAAGCTGTTTCTTCAACTCAACATGGCTTTTGCTGTACCAATCTCCAATCATGACCGCGAACTCTGCCTCAGGAGGGTCAAAAGGAATGGGGATAAGGTCACGGCTGTGGATTCGGATGCTGCCATACCCTCCAGCCGCCTTGTGCAGCGCAGTGGAGGGATAGTAAAAGTAGCTCCCAAT is a window from the Daucus carota subsp. sativus chromosome 8, DH1 v3.0, whole genome shotgun sequence genome containing:
- the LOC108202009 gene encoding L-ascorbate oxidase homolog is translated as MSRVKFELVLGLLLISCLFLRRVHGEDPYLFYTWNVAYANLSPLGVPQQVITINGEFPGPMINGTSNNNVWVNVFNNIDEPISFHWHGIQQRKNSWQEGLPGTTCPIPPGTNYTYKFQVKDQIGSYFYYPSTALHKAAGGYGSIRIHSRDLIPIPFDPPEAEFAVMIGDWYSKSHVELKKQLDGGRTLAKPDGVLINGKAGKGDNKDEPMFNLQPGKIYRFRFCNVGFKYSLNVRIQNHKMKLVEVEGSHTVQNMYDSLDVHVGQCYSVLVTMDQEPKDYFMVVSTRFSKSVLTSTATIRYVGGNGPASTDLPQAPTGWAWSLNQFRSFRWNLTASAARPNPQGSYHYGGINITRTIKLASTAGKADGKLRYAFNGLSHTDPETPLKLAEYFDVPDKVFQYDNIKDDPPAVDDENVKIEPVVLNSTFRNFVEIIFENHEKSTQTFHLSGYSFFAVGIEAGKWSPDKRKNYNLLDALSRTTIQVYPKGWAAIMLTLDNAGMWNVRNMALERSYLGQQFYISVLSPERSLRDEYNLPENFPLCGIVKTMPLPPPRYSGT